In one window of Henckelia pumila isolate YLH828 chromosome 1, ASM3356847v2, whole genome shotgun sequence DNA:
- the LOC140876344 gene encoding uncharacterized protein: protein MAYIVRPNSLSSSQAPYAQRLTNDPVTYKTAQSTVSCTYQAHIASFWRNVTVLWSKNLMNHSVTISIDSVERDHNYECKIDLKPWHFWAKKGYKTFEVDGNEMEAYWDLRSAKFSGGPEPCSDFYVALVSEEEVVLLLGDYKKKAYKRTKSRPALVDAMLFFKKEHVFGKKSFSTRARFDHKKREHDIVVESSTSSGHRDPEMWISIDGIVLVHIKNLQWKFRGNQTVVVNKQPVQVFWDVHSWLFCAPGSSYGLIIFKPGAPEAESDAEDNSWCDDASDCSANSRYYSTQSYSKASHFCLFLYAWKIE from the coding sequence ATGGCGTACATTGTGAGGCCAAATTCTTTGTCCTCTTCGCAAGCACCCTATGCTCAAAGATTAACAAACGATCCAGTAACGTATAAAACTGCACAAAGTACTGTATCATGCACGTATCAGGCACATATAGCCAGTTTCTGGCGAAACGTGACTGTTCTATGGAGCAAGAATCTGATGAATCACTCGGTAACCATATCTATCGATAGCGTGGAGCGTGATCACAACTACGAGTGCAAGATCGATCTAAAACCTTGGCATTTTTGGGCCAAGAAAGGGTACAAAACATTTGAAGTCGATGGAAATGAGATGGAAGCCTATTGGGATTTAAGATCAGCAAAGTTTTCAGGCGGTCCAGAGCCCTGCAGTGATTTCTACGTCGCCTTAGTTTCCGAGGAAGAAGTGGTGTTGCTACTAGGAGACTACAAGAAAAAGGCTTACAAAAGGACAAAGTCCAGACCAGCCCTTGTGGATGCCATGTTGTTTTTCAAGAAAGAACATGTCTTTGGCAAGAAATCCTTCTCCACCAGAGCAAGATTCGACCACAAGAAACGCGAGCACGACATAGTCGTGGAGAGCTCGACTTCCTCCGGGCACAGAGACCCCGAAATGTGGATTAGTATTGATGGCATTGTGCTTGTACACATCAAGAACCTGCAGTGGAAGTTCCGGGGGAATCAGACAGTGGTGGTGAACAAGCAGCCGGTTCAAGTGTTTTGGGACGTCCATTCGTGGTTGTTCTGTGCACCGGGGTCAAGCTACGGGCTGATCATATTCAAGCCCGGTGCACCGGAGGCGGAGAGTGATGCAGAGGACAACAGTTGGTGTGATGATGCTAGTGATTGTAGTGCAAATAGCAGGTATTATTCAACACAGAGCTACTCAAAGGCATCACACTTCTGCCTTTTTCTTTATGCTTGGAAGATCGAGTGA